CGAATAAGGGCTATGAGAGGCAGCTTGCGCTTGCGATTGAGAAAGCGGTTGTCGAGAGTCTGGAATACCTCGGAGACGGTCTGACAGCTCCTTATATCGTGTTTACGGCTCATGGAGATAACGTGGAAGACGCTAACACGGCTGCTTACTTGAGGAGCTTCCTGCCATTCCCGTCGAGCTTTGTTCCGCTCGATCAGCTGCAAATTATCAGGCATGCAGGGTTGTATGACGGAGAGGGCAATCCCATTCATGTTCTGTACCGCCAAACCTTCCCGGTAGAGAATCTCATTGAGGATGAAGATGACGAAGGGAACCCGATCGGATTATGGCTGTTGGAGCTTATCGAGCAGAAAAAGGTCGCGGTCATTAATCCGCCGTCAGCCTTCCTCCTCCAGTCGAAGGCCGTGCAGGCCATTATTTGGGGACTGTACGAAGAGGGGAGTCCTTTCTTTACCGAAGAAGAGCACCAATGGATCGGAGAGCATTTTCTCCCCACCTACCTGGAGCCGGACCGCTTTCTTGAAGGCCGGACGAAATACGTGATGAAGCCTGCGTTTGGACGCGAAGGGGATACGGTGAAAATTTTCGATGGCGACGGTAAGGTAGCGGCAGAGGATAGTCATAACTCCTACGCTCATTACCTTCCGGTCTATCAGGAATACGTAGAGCTGCCAACCGCCAAATTCCGGACGGAAAAGGGAGAGCGTGAAGGCTCGTACATGTATGGCAGCTTTCTAATCGGAGGAAAAGCGGGCGCATTAGGCATTCGGATCGGCAGCCCGATTACGGATAATTTATCTTATTTCTTGCCGGTTGGCATCACTAAATCAGAGTAAGGAGCTAATTAGGAATGGACACTAATTTATATGTGGATTTTCTGTTTTATTCATTGACGGGTTTTGCGATTATGATAGCAGGGCTGCTCTTGTTTGAATTGACAACCAAGAACAAGGAATTTGCCCTTATTTTTAAAGGGAATGCTTCGGCTGCTTTGTCGCTTGGGGGCAGACTGGCCGGTCTTGCAATCGTAATACGAGCGGCTGCGGAAAACTCGGTATCGCTTTCCGATATGCTGCTCTGGGGCGTGATCGGGATCGTAGCGCTAGTTATCCTCTACTACTTGACGGAACTGTTTACTTATCTGCTTGGCAAAGGGCTTAAAGTGAATGTGACCATCTTCAAAGCCATTGAGCAAAATAACATCGCGGTAGGTATTCTTATTCTGCTTATTTCGTGCAGCGTTGGCATGATTATTGCCGGATGCCTTACTTATAATCCCGATTTGCTCGGGTAGATTGGCAAATACCCACATATCTTGACATGTGGCGTCCCTGGCGGTATAATCGGGTTTAACCATGTTTTTCTATACTTAATGGCGTTGAAGAGGAGCAGTAATGTCGCGGAGCAAGGCTAAGAGAGCCGGCGGTTGGTGTAAGCCGGACCTGCAGCGATATGAATCTCGCCTTGGAGCTTTGCGTTATTACGCAACGATTAGCCTGCGTTAAAGGCAATGAGTGAACGGAAGGCAAAGCATGCCGGACGTTAACTAGGGTGGTACCACGGGAATAATCTCCCGTCCCTAGCGATAATACGCTAGGGACGGGAGTTTTTTTATGTTTGTGATGCGCTCGCGCACACTTTTTAGGAGGAAATGATTATGAGTCAGGAATTTCAAGGCTACAATCCGCTCGCGGTAGAGCCGAAATGGCAGAAGTATTGGGATGAGAACAAGACATTCGCAACAACGGAAGATTCGGGCAAGAAAAAATTCTATGCCCTTGATATGTTCCCTTATCCATCCGGCGCGGGCCTGCACGTAGGTCATCCGGAAGGCTACACGGCTACGGACATCGTATCCCGTTACAAACGGATGCGCGGCTACAACGTCCTTCATCCGATGGGCTGGGACGCGTTTGGTCTGCCGGCGGAACAATACGCTCTGCAAACGGGGCGCCATCCGCGCGAAATCACGGTGGAGAACATCAACAACTTCCGCCGCCAGATCAAATCGCTCGGGTTCTCGTATGACTGGGACCGCGAATTCAGCACGACGGATCCGGATTACTATAAATGGACGCAATGGATTTTTATCCAATTGTATAATAAAGGCCTTGCTTATGTAGCGGAAGTACCGGTTAACTGGTGTCCCGCGCTGGGTACCGTACTGGCGAACGAAGAAGTGATCGACGGCCTCAGCGAACGCGGCGGCCACCCGGTTATCCGCAAGCCGATGCGCCAATGGATGCTGAAAATTACCGAATATGCTGAGCGCCTGCTCGAGGATCTGGAAGAGCTCGACTGGTCGGAAAGCATTAAAGATATGCAGCGCAACTGGATCGGCAAATCGACTGGCGCGGAAGTCACTTTCGACATTGACGGCCATGATGCATCGCTTGTTGTATTCACAACGCGTCCGGATACGCTGTTTGGCGCAACTTACTGCGTACTGGCCCCCGAGCATGAGCTGGTTGCAACTATCACGACGGCTGACCAAGCCCAAGCGGTTGATGCGTACAAAGAAGCAGCCGCTCGCAAGAGCGACCTGGAGCGTACCGACCTTGCGAAGGATAAAACAGGCGTATTTACAGGCGCTTACGCAATCAATCCGGTTAATGGCGCGAAGACGCCAATCTGGATTGCCGACTACGTGCTTGCCGGTTACGGAACAGGCGCAATTATGGCGGTACCAGGCCATGATACCCGCGACTGGGAGTTTGCGAAGCAGTTCGATCTGCCAATCCTTGAAGTTGTTCAAGGCGGCGACGCAACGAAAGAGGCTTATGCAGGCGACGGCCCTCACGCCAATTCCGATTTCCTGAACGGTCTGAACAACGAAGATGCGATCAAAACGATGATCGAGCATCTGGAAGGTTCGGGCAAAGGCCACGGCAAGGTCACTTACCGTCTGCGCGACTGGCTGTTCAGCCGCCAGCGCTACTGGGGTGAACCGATTCCGATTCTGCACCTGGAAGACGGCACGATGAAGCCGGTTCCCGTAGATCAGCTGCCGCTCGTATTGCCGGACGTGGATGCGATCAAGCCATCCGGTACGGGCGAATCCCCGCTTGCGAACGTTACGGAGTGGGTAAACACGATTGATCCGGAAACAGGCATGAAAGCACGCCGCGAGACAAACACGATGCCGCAATGGGCGGGAAGCTGCTGGTACTACCTGCGCTTCATCGATCCGAAGAACGAGAACGAAATCTGCTCGCCGGAGAAGCAAAAGGAATGGTTGCCGGTTGATCTGTACATCGGCGGCGCTGAGCATGCGGTGCTTCACTTGCTTTATGCCCGCTTCTGGCACAAAGTGCTGTACGATCTCGGCGTCGTGGATACGAAAGAGCCTTTCCACAAGCTGGTTAACCAAGGTATGATTCTCGGCACGAACAACGAGAAAATGTCCAAATCGCGCGGCAACGTCATTAACCCGGATGATATCGTGAACGAATTCGGCGCGGATACGCTCCGCATGTACGAAATGTTCATGGGACCTCTGGAAGCGACAAAGCCATGGAACACCAACGGCGTAGAAGGCACATACCGCTTCTTGAGCCGCGTATGGCGCTTGTTCGTCGGCGAAGACGGTAGCGTAAACGCGAAAATCACAAACGACGGCGAAACAACAAAGGCGTTCAAGCAAACATGGCACCGTTCCATCAAAAAGGTGACTGATGATTTCGAGAACCTGCGCTTTAACACCGCGATCAGCCAGTTGATGATTTTCGTTAACGAAGCCTACAAAACGGATGTTTTGCCGGTTGAAGCAATGAAGAACTTCCTGCAAATGCTGTCTCCGCTGGCTCCGCATATCACGGAAGAGCTGTGGGAGAAGCTGGGCGGAACAGGCTCCATCACTTACGAGCAATGGCCTTCGTACGAAGAAGCATTGACAGTGGATGATGAAGTTGAAATCGTCGTTCAAGTGAACGGCAAAATTATCGAGCGCGTATCCATTGCCGCTGATACTGCGGAAGCAGAGATGGAAAGCCTCGCCAAAGACATGGATAAAGTGAAAGAACTGATAGAAGGCAAAACGATCCGCAAAGTGGTCGTTGTTAAGGGCAAGCTCGTTAACATCGTAGCGAACTAAATAGCAGGAAAAAAAGAAGAGGTGAGCGGCCCAGCAGCGCAAAATGTGCTACTGTCCGTTCACCTCTTCGCCGTAGAAAGCGGTATTTATTTTGGCGACGTCTTCGTCGAATTTTTTATGCGTTGTCCGGATCAACCGGTTAAAGGTGCCGTCAAGCTCACGATTAAGCAGCTGCAGGGCCTGGGCCGTAATTCCTCCCGGAACGGCTACTCTCTTCTGGATATCTTCCGGGGATAGCCCGCCTTCCGTTAGCAGAAGTCCCGTACCAAGCAGCATGTTGCTTGCAACGCTGACCGCGTCTTCGCGGCTGATTCCCGTTTCGCATACGGCCGCATCAATGAACTGCTCGACGAGATAAGCGAAAAAGGCAGGTCCGCAGCTGGAGAGGTCGGATACGATCCGGGTGTAAGGCTCTTCGATCGGAAGAGGCTCGCTGATGAAAGCAAGCATATCTTCGATTAGAGTCTGGTCTTCTTCCGTAATACGGGAGCCGTAGATGCATAAGGTAGCTCCGCTCCAGACGAGGTTGGTGACGCTTGGAATAACCTTTGCGATTTTACAAGGCAAAAGCTCTTCCAGATGCCCGATCAGAACCGGGCTTGTTATGGATATAAGAAGCTGCTCCGGCCGCAGGACCGGCAGAAGCTCATCAATCACTTTCTTATATTCAAGCGGTTTGACGCATATAAACAAAATGTCGCTAACGCTTGCGGTGCTTGCATTCGAACGCTCGGCTCTCATTCCGGGATATCGTTCAGCAAGCGCCTGGGCTTTGGCGTAGGTGCGGTTGCTGATTACGATCTGACACGGGTCGAGTGCTCCAGATGCGACGAAGGCTTCGATCAGCAGGCTTCCCATCGCGCCCGTCCCTATGAATCCGACATTCATGCTCAGCCCTCCCAACAGATTTGCTCTTTTAACCTATTCCTAAAGACTTGCCTTATATGACATGAAAATGCTAAAAATCCCCTTTTTTTGGATGGAAGGAGTGTTGCAAGTGGCCCGTCTCCTGCAAGGACGTCGAACGCATTCGAATAGAAACAGAGTTATGATCCCTTTATTTCTTGTCGCAGCGGCAGTTGTCTTGTTAGCGGCAGCTTTTGCGCAACCGAAGGAGAAAGCACCCGATGAATGGTTGCAATTGAACCGGGAGGTCGGCGCGGCTTTGCAAATGGAAGGAGAACCGACTGTAGGGGGGCAAAAGGCGGATCTGCCCGAAAAAACGAAGGACGGCGAAGCGGAGTTGCCAAATACCCAGACGGGGGGCATTCATGCGGAGGCTAAAGCCGGAGAGGCTGGAGGGAAGGAAGAAATCCCGTCAGGCAAGCTTGATATTAACCGGGCAACAGCCGAGCAGCTGGATACGCTGAAAGGGATTGGTCCTGCTAAAGCGCAGGCCATTATCGCCGACCGGGAACGAAACGGTCTTTTTTCATCCGCCGACGATCTTCTCAGAGTGAAGGGGATAGGCAGCAAGCTGCTTGCCGGAATAAAAGATAGCATTGTCGCAATGCCCTGATTATGAGAGAATGGGACAAGACGCAGGGAGGTTTTCCCAGGTCTATATAACCATATTCGGGCAGTAAGTTCGATTCCATTGGACAACCAAAACCGAGCCGTTTGCTTTGAAGTGGTTGAAGCATGTCCATCCCATATATCAAGGAGTTGTTGCACATGACGAATCAAGAACAAAACAAGCGTTCGCTCGACACCGTGGCTGTCCATGGCGGCCAGGAGATTGACCCGACTACTTTTTCCCGGGCGGTCCCGATTTACCAGACGACCTCTTATGGCTTCCGTGATACGGATCATGCCGCCAACCTGTTCTCTCTTCAGGAATTCGGCAACATTTATACCCGCTTGATGAACCCGACAACGGATGTATTCGAGAAACGTGTCGCCGAGCTGGAAGGAGCCCCTGCTGCACTGGCAGTAGCGTCCGGACAAGCTGCAATTACGTATTCGATAATGAATATCGCGGAAGCGGGAGACGAGATTGTATCCGCAACCAGCCTGTATGGCGGTACTTACAATCTGTTCTCGACAACTCTTCCTAAGCTTGGCATTCAAGTCAAGTTCGTAGACCCGTCGAATCCCGAGAATTTCCGGGCAGCCATTACGGAACGCACAAAAGCTCTGTATGCGGAAACGGTAGGCAACCCGAAGGGCGATATCCTTGATATCGAGGCGGTAGCGGCTATCGCTCACGAGAACGGTATTCCGCTTATCGTGGATAATACGTTCCCAAGCCCTTATTTGCTTCGTCCGATTGAGCATGGCGCGGATATCGTGGTTCATTCCGCAACGAAATTCATTGGCGGTCACGGTACGTCGATCGGCGGCGTTATTGTTGACGGCGGAAATTTCGACTGGAAAGCAAGCGGCAAATTCCCGGGTCTGACAACTCCGGATCCTAGCTATCATGGCGTTGTTTATACGGAAGCTGTTGGTCCAATTGCTTATATCATTAAAGCTAGAGTACAATTATTGCGTGATATGGGCGCTGCTCTGTCGCCGTTTAACTCGTTCCTGCTGCTGCAAGGTCTCGAAACCCTGCATCTGCGGATGGAGCGCCATAGCTCGAATGCCCTGAAGGTGGCTGAGTTCCTGGAGTCGCATGAAGCGGTGGAATGGGTAAGCTATCCGGGTCTCGAGAGCCATCCTTCTTATGAGCTGGCTAAGAAATATTTGCCGGATGGTCAAGGCGCCATTTTGACCTTTGGCATTAAAGGCGGCGTGGATGCAGGCAAGAAGGTTATCAATTCCGTGAAGCTGTTCTCGCATTTGGCGAACGTCGGCGATTCGAAGTCGCTTATCATCCACCCCGCAAGCACAACTCACCAGCAGCTGTCTGCTGCGGAGCAGGAAGCGGCAGGCGTAACTGCCGGGCTGATCCGTCTGTCGATCGGCACGGAGGGCATTAAAGACATTTTGGCCGATCTGGATCAAGCCTTGCGCGCAAGTCAATCGAACTAATAAATAAGCTATCTATAATACATCTAGACAGAGGCGGATCCGTCGGATACCCTCCTTGAGGGGTCTGACGGAAGCTGTCCGGCAAAAGGAAAAGGAGTGGAAGACATGTCAGAAGCACAGGATGCTTCACGCAAAGACTGGGATACGTATTTTATGGACATTGCCTACATGGTGTCGACACGCTCGCGTTGTTCCCGCCGTCATGTCGGATCGGTGCTCGTGCAGGGCAAGAAGCTGCTGGGAACCGCCTATAACGGAGCTCCGATGGGCGTGCAGGACTGCTCGGAAGCGGGCTGCATGATTACGGAAGAGTGGGAGACCAGAATTGGCGATAACGGTCAGGAGCATATGGTCAAGAAACAGCGCTGCATCCGCACGATTCACGCGGAGCAGAATCTGCTTCTCTTTACAGACCGTGCCGACCGGGAAGGATCAACGGTATACGTAACGGATCAGCCATGCTGGACCTGCGCCAATATGCTGGCGAACAGCGGCGTGAAGGAAATTGTGTTCCATCGCGGTTATCCGAAGGACAGTGATAAGGTAAGCCTGCTCATGAGCCAGAAAGGGATTGTATTCCGTACGTTGACGGATTACGAGCCGCCGCCGCAGGCGAGCATGAAAGTCACATCCTAACTAAATAAGCGAATGGGGAAGAACCTCTGTATGCATCTGCTTTGATGCGTCCGGAGGTTCTTTTTTTTGCGTAAAGGAGGGAATGACGTGAATAGACGGCCTTTAGTATGGTTTGCCGTGTTCTGGATCGCGGGAAGCAGCATAGCCGCTCATCTTAGCATTGGGGGAGCAGCCTTGGCGATATGCTCAGCCGGGGTTCTGTTGTTTGCGCTAGTGCTGCTTGGACAATCGACAAGGCGGCTTGCCGTTGTCTGCCTAATCGGCTGCATGCTTGCGGGTGGGGAGCGAATGTGGGCCGATGCCCGTAACGTGAGCGCGCTGGATTTGCCGGGCGATTCCTATGAAGCGGAAGTGACCGGCACGATTGTGTCCGCGGTAGAGGTCGACGGCGACCGCGCGATGTTCCGCGTGACGGCCGATGCCGTCCGCGTGGGTGGCGAAGCGGCTCCGCGCAAGATTCGCGAGCGCCTGCTTGTTCAGGTGCGGCTTGCCGAGCAGCCGCACCAGCAGGTTGCCGCCGCGTGGCACCGCGGCGACAACGTGCGCCTCGCCGGCGAGCTTGCGCGGCCGGCTGGCGCATCCAATAGCGGCGGCTTTGATTACCGCCGCTATCTGGACAGCAGCCAGCATATCCACTGGCTGCTCAAGGTCAAGGGCGTCGGCGCCGTCCAGGCGGCGCCGGGCCCGGGCTGGACCGCGGCCGCCGTGCTCGGCCGCGTGGATGCCGCGCGCGACTGGCTTGGCGCGCGGATGGATCAATTGTACCCGGCCGATCAGTCCGGGTACATGAAGGGGCTGGTCCTCGGCATACGCGAGGACCTGGACCCGGAGCAATTCCAGCAGTTTTCCCGGCTGGGACTGACTCATATATTGGCCATATCGGGTCTACACGTGGCCGTATTTGTATATGCCCTTGGGGCCGTTTTGCGGCTGCTGCGTATGACGCGGGAACGGCTGCTGGTTACCTTGATTGTTGCCGTTCCGTTTTATGTGCTCCTCTCCGGTTCGTCCCCTTCGGTCGTAAGGGCAGGGCTGATGACCATGCTGGCATTGCTTGCCGCCCGGATGGACAAGCTGAAGGACGGCCTGCATCTGCTT
This region of Paenibacillus sp. JDR-2 genomic DNA includes:
- a CDS encoding glutathionylspermidine synthase family protein; the protein is MDPFAKARNAFYSGIENYWADLYGEEYSLYDLYDMTKEEVHKIRESTNRIGHIFYKTAQLLRTVDDETLLMLGFPRETLAYIRIRSLSVESIIARLDLVGAGETYKCMEINSDTPTFIKELHHVNGLVCEAFDRHNPNKGYERQLALAIEKAVVESLEYLGDGLTAPYIVFTAHGDNVEDANTAAYLRSFLPFPSSFVPLDQLQIIRHAGLYDGEGNPIHVLYRQTFPVENLIEDEDDEGNPIGLWLLELIEQKKVAVINPPSAFLLQSKAVQAIIWGLYEEGSPFFTEEEHQWIGEHFLPTYLEPDRFLEGRTKYVMKPAFGREGDTVKIFDGDGKVAAEDSHNSYAHYLPVYQEYVELPTAKFRTEKGEREGSYMYGSFLIGGKAGALGIRIGSPITDNLSYFLPVGITKSE
- a CDS encoding DUF350 domain-containing protein — its product is MDTNLYVDFLFYSLTGFAIMIAGLLLFELTTKNKEFALIFKGNASAALSLGGRLAGLAIVIRAAAENSVSLSDMLLWGVIGIVALVILYYLTELFTYLLGKGLKVNVTIFKAIEQNNIAVGILILLISCSVGMIIAGCLTYNPDLLG
- the leuS gene encoding leucine--tRNA ligase; its protein translation is MSQEFQGYNPLAVEPKWQKYWDENKTFATTEDSGKKKFYALDMFPYPSGAGLHVGHPEGYTATDIVSRYKRMRGYNVLHPMGWDAFGLPAEQYALQTGRHPREITVENINNFRRQIKSLGFSYDWDREFSTTDPDYYKWTQWIFIQLYNKGLAYVAEVPVNWCPALGTVLANEEVIDGLSERGGHPVIRKPMRQWMLKITEYAERLLEDLEELDWSESIKDMQRNWIGKSTGAEVTFDIDGHDASLVVFTTRPDTLFGATYCVLAPEHELVATITTADQAQAVDAYKEAAARKSDLERTDLAKDKTGVFTGAYAINPVNGAKTPIWIADYVLAGYGTGAIMAVPGHDTRDWEFAKQFDLPILEVVQGGDATKEAYAGDGPHANSDFLNGLNNEDAIKTMIEHLEGSGKGHGKVTYRLRDWLFSRQRYWGEPIPILHLEDGTMKPVPVDQLPLVLPDVDAIKPSGTGESPLANVTEWVNTIDPETGMKARRETNTMPQWAGSCWYYLRFIDPKNENEICSPEKQKEWLPVDLYIGGAEHAVLHLLYARFWHKVLYDLGVVDTKEPFHKLVNQGMILGTNNEKMSKSRGNVINPDDIVNEFGADTLRMYEMFMGPLEATKPWNTNGVEGTYRFLSRVWRLFVGEDGSVNAKITNDGETTKAFKQTWHRSIKKVTDDFENLRFNTAISQLMIFVNEAYKTDVLPVEAMKNFLQMLSPLAPHITEELWEKLGGTGSITYEQWPSYEEALTVDDEVEIVVQVNGKIIERVSIAADTAEAEMESLAKDMDKVKELIEGKTIRKVVVVKGKLVNIVAN
- the comER gene encoding late competence protein ComER, translating into MNVGFIGTGAMGSLLIEAFVASGALDPCQIVISNRTYAKAQALAERYPGMRAERSNASTASVSDILFICVKPLEYKKVIDELLPVLRPEQLLISITSPVLIGHLEELLPCKIAKVIPSVTNLVWSGATLCIYGSRITEEDQTLIEDMLAFISEPLPIEEPYTRIVSDLSSCGPAFFAYLVEQFIDAAVCETGISREDAVSVASNMLLGTGLLLTEGGLSPEDIQKRVAVPGGITAQALQLLNRELDGTFNRLIRTTHKKFDEDVAKINTAFYGEEVNGQ
- a CDS encoding ComEA family DNA-binding protein, whose amino-acid sequence is MIPLFLVAAAVVLLAAAFAQPKEKAPDEWLQLNREVGAALQMEGEPTVGGQKADLPEKTKDGEAELPNTQTGGIHAEAKAGEAGGKEEIPSGKLDINRATAEQLDTLKGIGPAKAQAIIADRERNGLFSSADDLLRVKGIGSKLLAGIKDSIVAMP
- a CDS encoding homocysteine synthase, giving the protein MTNQEQNKRSLDTVAVHGGQEIDPTTFSRAVPIYQTTSYGFRDTDHAANLFSLQEFGNIYTRLMNPTTDVFEKRVAELEGAPAALAVASGQAAITYSIMNIAEAGDEIVSATSLYGGTYNLFSTTLPKLGIQVKFVDPSNPENFRAAITERTKALYAETVGNPKGDILDIEAVAAIAHENGIPLIVDNTFPSPYLLRPIEHGADIVVHSATKFIGGHGTSIGGVIVDGGNFDWKASGKFPGLTTPDPSYHGVVYTEAVGPIAYIIKARVQLLRDMGAALSPFNSFLLLQGLETLHLRMERHSSNALKVAEFLESHEAVEWVSYPGLESHPSYELAKKYLPDGQGAILTFGIKGGVDAGKKVINSVKLFSHLANVGDSKSLIIHPASTTHQQLSAAEQEAAGVTAGLIRLSIGTEGIKDILADLDQALRASQSN
- a CDS encoding deoxycytidylate deaminase, with the translated sequence MSEAQDASRKDWDTYFMDIAYMVSTRSRCSRRHVGSVLVQGKKLLGTAYNGAPMGVQDCSEAGCMITEEWETRIGDNGQEHMVKKQRCIRTIHAEQNLLLFTDRADREGSTVYVTDQPCWTCANMLANSGVKEIVFHRGYPKDSDKVSLLMSQKGIVFRTLTDYEPPPQASMKVTS